Proteins encoded together in one Rhizobacter sp. J219 window:
- a CDS encoding aldolase/citrate lyase family protein → MSDTPPAATARTFLFVPGNRPERHGKALASMADQVVLDLEDAVEPADKAKARDAVAATLEAASFDERQRIVVRLNDPSTDWYADDLAMLRARGRRP, encoded by the coding sequence ATGAGCGACACCCCACCCGCCGCCACCGCACGCACCTTCCTCTTCGTTCCGGGCAACCGCCCGGAGCGGCACGGCAAGGCGCTGGCCTCGATGGCCGACCAGGTCGTGCTCGACCTGGAAGACGCGGTGGAGCCCGCTGACAAGGCCAAGGCACGCGACGCCGTGGCCGCCACGCTGGAGGCCGCGTCGTTCGACGAACGCCAGCGCATCGTGGTGCGCCTCAACGATCCGTCGACCGACTGGTATGCGGACGACCTCGCGATGCTGCGCGCCAGGGGGCGCAGGCCGTGA
- a CDS encoding aldolase/citrate lyase family protein has translation MLPKAEHATQIAALRRSIPQLAVLPLVESALGVTHAAQLAQAAGVVRLVFGTLDFALDLDLSGDPVGLDHAASVLSLASRAARIASPVAGVTPEIADDERLRSDLARARAHGFGAKLCIHPRQVEHVHAALRPTADELSWAQRVVKAAASAERAVQLDGRMVDRPVVQRAHALLARAART, from the coding sequence ATGCTGCCCAAGGCCGAGCACGCCACACAGATCGCCGCCCTGAGGCGAAGCATTCCGCAGCTTGCAGTGCTGCCGCTGGTGGAGAGCGCGCTGGGCGTGACCCACGCCGCTCAGCTGGCCCAGGCCGCCGGCGTCGTCCGCCTGGTGTTCGGCACGCTCGACTTCGCGCTCGACCTCGACCTGTCGGGCGACCCGGTCGGGCTGGACCATGCGGCCAGCGTGCTGTCACTCGCCTCGCGCGCGGCGCGCATCGCCTCCCCGGTGGCAGGCGTGACACCGGAGATCGCGGACGACGAGCGCCTGCGCTCGGACCTTGCGCGTGCACGGGCCCACGGTTTCGGCGCGAAGCTGTGCATTCACCCGCGGCAGGTGGAGCATGTGCACGCCGCCTTGCGCCCCACCGCGGACGAGCTGTCGTGGGCGCAACGGGTGGTGAAGGCCGCCGCCAGCGCCGAACGCGCCGTCCAGCTCGATGGCCGCATGGTCGACCGCCCGGTCGTGCAACGCGCCCACGCATTGCTGGCGCGAGCTGCCAGAACCTGA